CCGGCACTCCACCCCGGGTGTCGGTCTGATCTCCCCGCCGCCGCACCACGACATCTACTCCATCGAGGACCTGGCTCAGCTGATCCACGACCTCAAGAACGCCAACCCGGCGGCCCGCATCCACGTGAAGCTGGTCTCCGAGGTCGGTGTGGGCACGGTCGCCGCCGGTGTCTCCAAGGCGCACGCGGACGTCGTCCTCATCTCCGGCCACGACGGCGGAACGGGCGCATCCCCGCTCACCTCCCTGAAGCACGCGGGCGGCCCCTGGGAGCTCGGCCTCGCCGAGACCCAGCAGACCCTGCTGCTCAACGGGCTGCGCGACCGCATCGTCGTGCAGACCGACGGCCAGCTCAAGACCGGCCGCGACGTCGTCATCGCCGCACTGCTGGGCGCCGAGGAGTTCGGTTTCGCGACCGCTCCGCTCGTCGTCTCCGGCTGCGTCATGATGCGCGTCTGCCACCTCGACACCTGCCCGGTCGGCATCGCCACCCAGAACCCGGTCCTGCGCGACCGCTTCTCCGGCAAGGCCGAGTACATCGTCAACTTCTTCGAGTTCATCGCACAGGAAGTCCGCGAGATCCTCGCCGAGCTCGGCTTCCGTACGATCGAAGAGGCCGTCGGGCACGCCGAGTTCCTGGACACCGACCGTGCCATCACGCACTGGAAGGCACAGGGCCTCGACCTCAAGCCCCTGTTCTACGTCCCCGAGCTGGCCGAAGGCGCCGTCCGTCACCAGGTCGCCGAGCAGGACCACGGTCTGGCCAAGGCCCTCGACAACGAGCTGATCAAGCTCGCCGCCGACGCCCTGAACGCCGACAGCGCCGAGTCCGCCCTGCCGGTCCGCGCACAGGTCGCGATCCGCAACATCAACCGGACCGTCGGCACCATGCTCGGTCACGAGGTCACGAAGAAGTTCGGCGGTGCGGGCCTGCCCGAGGACACCATCGACATCACCTTCACCGGCTCCGCGGGCCAGTCCTTCGGCGCCTTCCTCCCCAGCGGTGTGACGCTGCGTCTGGAGGGCGACGCCAACGACTACGTCGGCAAGGGCCTCTCCGGCGGCCGCGTCGTCGTCCGCCCCGACCGCGGCGCCGACCACCTCGCCGAGTACTCCACCATCGCGGGCAACACCATCGCCTACGGCGCCACCGGCGGCGAACTGTTCCTGCGCGGCCGCACCGGTGAGCGCTTCTGCGTCCGCAACTCCGGCGCCACGGTCGTCTCGGAAGGCGTGGGCGACCACGGCTGCGAGTACATGACCGGCGGACACGCCGTCGTCCTCGGCGAGACCGGACGCAACTTCGCGGCCGGCATGTCGGGCGGTGTCGCGTACGTCATCGACCTGAACCGCGACAACGTCAACGTCGGGAACCTCGGCGCGGTCGAGGAGCTCTCCGACACCGACAGGCAGTGGCTGCACGACGTCGTGCGCCGCCACCAGGAGGAGACCGGATCCACGGTCGCCGAAAAGCTTCTCGCCGAATGGGACGCCTCGGTGGCCCGCTTCAGCAAGATCATCCCGTCCACCTACAAGGCAGTGCTCGCCGCCAAGGACGCCGCTGAGCTCGCCGGTCTCTCCGAGCAGGAGACCACCGAGAAGATGATGGAGGCGGCGACCAATGGCTGACCCCAAGGGCTTCCTGACCACCGGACGCGAGGTCGCCAAGACCCGCCCCGTCGGCGAGCGCGTCAAGGACTGGAACGAGGTCTACGTTCCGGGCTCGCTGCTCCCGATCATCAGCAAGCAGGCCGGCCGCTGCATGGACTGCGGCATCCCGTTCTGCCACAACGGCTGTCCGCTCGGAAACCTCATCCCCGAGTGGAACGACTACGCCTACCGCGAGGACTGGACCGCCGCGTCCGAGCGCCTGCACGCCACGAACAACTTCCCGGAGTTCACCGGGCGGCTCTGCCCGGCCCCGTGCGAGTCGGCGTGTGTGCTCGGCATCAACCAGCCGGCCGTCACCATCAAGAACGTCGAAGTCTCCATCATCGACCAGGCGTGGGACCGCGGAGACGTCACCCCGCAGCCGCCCGAGCGCCTCTCCGGCAAGACCGTGGCCGTCATCGGCTCCGGCCCGGCCGGACTCGCCGCCGCCCAGCAGCTGACCCGGGCCGGCCACACCGTCGCCGTCTACGAGCGCGCGGACCGCATCGGGGGACTCCTCCGGTACGGCATCCCCGAGTTCAAGATGGAGAAGTCGCACATCAACCGCCGCATCGAGCAGATGCGCGCGGAGGGCACCAAGTTCCGCACCGAGGTCGAGGTCGGCAAGGACGTCGACGCCGCGAAGCTGCGGCGCCGCTACGACGCCGTCGTCATCGCCGCCGGCGCCACCGTCTCCCGCGACCTGCCCGTCCCGGGCCGTGAGCTGAACGGCGTGCACTTCGCGATGGAGTACCTGCCGCTCGCCAACAAGGTGCAGGAGGGCGACCTGACGGTCTCCCCGATCACCGCCGAGGGCAAGCACGTCGTCGTCATCGGCGGCGGCGACACCGGCGCCGACTGCGTCGGCACCGCCCACCGCCAGGGCGCGCTCTCCGTCACGCAGCTGGAGATCATGCCCCAGCCGGGCGAGGACCGGAACGCCAACCAGCCCTGGCCGACCTTCCCCATGCTCTACAAGGTCACCTCCGCGCACGAGGAGGGCGGCGAGCGGGTGTACTCCGTCTCCACCACCCACTTCGAGGGCGACGAGGACGGCAACGTCCAGGCCCTCCACCTCGTCGAGGTGGAGTTCAAGGACGGTAAGCTGGAGCAGAAGCCCGGCACCGAGCGGCAGATCCCCGCACAGCTGGTCACCCTCGCGATGGGCTTCACCGGCACGGACCAGGCCAACGGCCTGGTCCAGCAGTTCGGTCTGGAGCTCGACGCGCGGGGCAACGTCGCCCGTGACGACGACTACGCCACCAACGTCGGCGGCGTGTTCGTCGCCGGTGACGCAGGCCGCGGCCAGTCCCTCATCGTGTGGGCCATCGCCGAGGGCCGCTCCGCGGCACGCGGCGTGGACCGCTTCCTGACCGGAGCCAGCGCACTGCCGGCCCCGATCCGCCCGACGGACCGTTCCCTGACGGTCTGATCACGGCACACAGACGTCCCGTACAACGGCGTACGGAACTGAACGCGGCGCCTGCCCGTCCCCGACCGGACGATTCGGCAGGCGCCGTGGCGCATCCCGGGGCAGGTCGCCGCCCCGCTCCTCAGGTGACCAGAGCCAGCGCGCAGGTGGCGGCGGACACCGCCGTCACCGACAGCACCAGACCGGTCAGGACGAAGCGCCGCACATCGATCCGCGTCCCCTGCCAACGGCACCGCTCGAACCACAGCAGGGTCGCCAGCGAACCCCACGGCGTGACGACGGACCCCACGTTGACCCCGATCAGCAGGGCGAGCAGCTGGTCGTGGTTGTCCGCCGGGATGACCGCCTCGCCCGCCACGTACGCCGGCAGGTTGTTCAGCACATTGGACAGCCCCGCGCCCACCCCGGCCGACCGCAGCATGCCCACGAAGCCGTTGTCCGAGCCGAGCGCCCGCACCAGCAGCTCGTGCAGCCCGTGCGCGCCGACGGTCTCCACGACCAGGAACATCCCGGGGACCAGCACCAGCAGCCGCCACGGGACCAGCGAGAGGCTCAGCTCCTCACGGCGCCGCACCGCATAGGCCGCCACCACGACCACCATCGCGACCAGCGAGGCGGACCACAGCGGCACGTTCAGCAGCAGGATCGCCAGCAGGAAACCGCCGCACGCCACCGCACAGATCCGCAGCAGCACCGGGTCACCGGGCACGGGCAGCGCGGGCGGGGTGTAGCGGTCCGCACCGCGACGGCCGCGGCGCCAGTAGAACACCCACAGACACCCGGCCGTCACCCCGATCGCCGCCAGCTGGGGCAGCCACATCACCCCGGCCAGACCGGCCGGTGACAGCGCCACCCGGTCCGCCGCCAGCAGGTTCGTCAGGTTCGACACCGGCAGCAGCAGGCTCGCCGTGTTGGCCAGCCACACCGTCGTCATCGCCAACGGCAGGGCCGCGATCCCCACCCGGGTGCCGAGCGCCAGCATCACGGGGGTGAGCAGGACCGCGGTCGTATCCAGGTTCAGCGTGATCGTGGTCAGCGAGGCGAAGGCCACACACAGCCCGAAGAGCAGCGGATATCGGCCCCGGCCCGCCCGCGCCACCCACGCCGCCACCACATCGAAGACCTGCGCCCGGCCCGCCAGTTCCGCCAGCACGATCACGGTGGCCAGAAACGCCAGCAGCGGCCCGATACGCCGCATCTGGTCGGCCGCCGGGCCGGCGGGCAGCAGCCCGGTCGCCGCGGCGACCAGGCCCAGGACGAGCAACCCGCCCGCCAGCCAGTCCAGGGGGTGCAGCCGCCGCACCAGGGAGACCGCACCGGAACGCACGGCCCCCGGCACGGAGTGATCATTCCGCATGCCGTCATCGTGTCAGACCGGGCACCCGGCCCCGCTCAGCCCGCCAGCGCCGAGCTCTTGAGGACCACCAGCAGCACCAGCACAGCGAGCACCACCACACACAAGGCCGCCTGTACGGGCGCACGCCGCTGCGCCGGGGCGTACGCGTACACGACCGTGACCACCGCACCGGTGAGCAACCCGCCCAGATGCCCCTCCCACGAGGTGAAGCCCGCCGAGATCACCATCCAGAGCAGGAACCCGGCCAGGAACCGGTTCACCGCCTGCATGTCCCGGCCCAGCCGCCGGTTGATGACGTAGAACGACGCCGCAAGACCGAAGACCGCCCCCGAGGCGCCCACCACGGAGTCGAACGGTGCGATCAGGTAGACCAGTACCGAACCGCCCAGCGCGGACAGCAGATACAGCGCGAGATACCGGACCCGCCCCAGCTGCTCCTCGACGACCCGGCCCAGATTCCACAGCGCGTACAGGTTGAAGCCGATGTGCAGCACCCCGAACGGCAGCGAACCGAAGGTGGATTCGCCCGGCGGCATGTGCAGGAAGGCCCCGGTCAGCAGCCGGTACCACTCACCGTCCACCACGCCGATCACGTCGAGGCCGGGGATGCCCCCGCTCACGTAGACGTACGGGATGCCGTCCGGGCCGGTCAGCCCGGCACCCGTCATCGCGAACCGGTCGACGATCCCCGGACGGACCAGCTCACCCAGGTAGGCCAGGATGTTGAGGCCCATCAGCACATAGGTGACGATCGGCACCGCACTGCGGGGCACCGCACCGCCGAACACCGTCCGCGCCTGCCGTATCGAGCGCTGCCCCTCCTTCACGCACTCCACGCAGTGATGGCCGACGGCCGCCTCGCGCATGCAGTTCGGGCAGATGAAGCGCTCGCAGCGGGTGCAGCTCACATACGTCTCGTACGAGGGATGGCGATAGCACGTGGTGACGGCGGCCTCCATGGCCGGCTCCTTCATCTGTGTACGGACAAGAGGCCGGTGGGGGGCGGCGGCGATCAAGATAGCGAACCCGGGGGAGTGGGCGGCACCCGGGTTTAGGCTCAGGTTTCCTCATTCCCGACGATCGGAGCCCCCTGATGACCGCCGAGGCGTTCAGGATCCTGCGTGCGGCGGGCCGCACACCGGTGGCGTGGAAGAACGGCGGGGGCACCACACGCGAGATCGCCGCGTCCCCCGGCGCCACGACCGAGGCCTTCGACTGGCGGGTCAGCCTGGCCGATGTGGCCGAGGACGGGCCGTTCTCCGTGTTCCCCGGCGTCGACCGGACCCTGACCGTGGTGGAGGGGGCCGGGATGGACCTGATGGTGGGCGGTGAGCACCACATCGTCGACGAGCCGTACTGGCCGCACGACTTCCCGGGCGACCTGGAGACCGACGGCCGGCTGCTGGCGGGCCCGGTCATGAACCTCAACGTGATGTACCGACGCGACCGCGTCCGGGCGGAGACGGCGGTGGTACGCGGCACCCTCCGGCTGATGGCGCCGGAGGGCGGGGCGGTGCTGGCCGTGGCGCTGGAGGACGGTGCCGTCATCGACGGCACGGACACCGGGCTCGGCCGCTACGACGCGGTGTCGGTGCGGAGCAGGGCGTCGTGCGTGCTGCGGACGCAGGGATACGCGGCGCTGGTCACGCTGTCGGGTTACGAGCCCGGCAGCCAGTAGCGGTGCACCTGCGAGACCGTCGGGCGCTCACTCGCGGCGGGCAGTCCCTGCTTCTCGGCGACGGGCATCATCACCGCGCCGAACTTGTCCATGGCCTCCTCGGACTCCCAGAGGTCGTACACCTCGATGCCCGAATCGGTGGTGACGCAGACGTGTGACAGGCAGCCCGCGAAGGTGTCGCCGGGCAGTGCCTGAAGTTCCGCGTTGAGCGCTTCGTACTGGTCCGTCGTCATGCCCGGCAGCTTTGCCTTCATGAAGATCGCCATGTGAACTCACCTCGGAGGCGGGAGCGGTCCTCCCCGCCGCCCGGACGGCGGCCTCTACCCTCCTCCAGCACACCACGCCGGGACCCGGTCGGCATCTGTCCGGACGGTCCGCGACCGTCCTTGGGAATCCGGACGGGGGATGGCGGCAGGGGAAACGACGACGGCTCGGCGGCCACCGCACCCTGACCGCTCCGGGAGGCGGGTGACGCGGTGTCCGCGGCGTTGCCTGCCGGGCGGAGAATGGGCGGGTGCCTACCAAGAAGAAGCCCCAGGTGACCCCCTCGCCCGAGCGCCGTGGCGAACTGCTCGCCACCGCCGCCGAGGTGTTCGCCGCCCAGGGATACAACGCCACGACCGTCCGCAGGATCGCGGACGAGGCCGGCATGCTCGCGGGCAGCCTCTACTACCACTTCGATTCCAAGGAATCGATGCTCGACGAGATCCTCTCCACCTTCCTGGGCGAGCTCTGGGAGGGGTACGACGCCGTCCTCGACGCCGGGCTCGGGCCCAGGGAGACCATCGAGGCACTCGTCACCGAGTCCTTCCGTGAGATCGACCGGCACCGCGCCGCCGTCGCCATCTACCAGAAGGAGGCCCGGCACCTGGCCGCCCAGCCGCGGTTCCAGTACCTCGTCGAGTCCCAGGAGAAGTTCGAGAAGGCCTGGCTCGGCACCCTGGAGCGCGGCGTCGCCGACCGGACCTTCCGCGCCGATCTCGACATCCGGCTCACCTACCGGTTCGTCCGCGACACCGTCTGGGTCGCCGCGTCCTGGTACCGGCCGGGCGGTCGGCACAGCCCCGAGGAGATCGCCCGCCAGTACCTCTCGATGGTCCTGGACGGCATCGCCCTGCGTGACTGAACCCGGTCGGCGGGAACAGGTTCGAACAGTTTCGGGACGGCTTCGGACGGCTGCAGGCCGGACGCCCCAAGGGTTCGGCCGAAGATCCGCCGGTCGACTGCGCGGCGTGTCCCACCGCTGGTCGGCAGATCGTGCTACGGTGATCCGGTTGCAGTTTTGGTACCCATGAACTTTATGTGCGCCTGACGGGAATGCTTCCTCAGGCGCTTTAATGTTTTCCGGCTTTCTCCGGGTGGGGCTCAATGCGGCGACTTGGAATTCGTAAAGTGCGGATTTCCGGCACTGCACCTGTTTTAGGAGAATGACATGGCTACTGGAACCGTGAAGTGGTTCAACTCGGAAAAGGGCTTCGGCTTCATCGAGCAGGACGGCGGCGGCGCTGACGTCTTCGCCCACTACTCCAACATTGCCACCCAGGGCTTCCGTGAGCTCCAGGAGGGCCAGAAGGTCTCCTTCGACGTCACGCAGGGCCAGAAGGGCCCGCAGGCGGAGAACATCGTCCCGGCCTAATTGCCGGACGCGTACCTCGCAGCCGGGGCCCGCACCGTGACGGTGCGGGTCCCGGCTTGTGCTGTCCCTGGGAAGTAACGCAAAGACCGGGCGCCGTTCGGCGCCCAAGCACCGGGTGCGACGAAGCACCCCGGGGTGTCCCGAGAGTTCCGCGCGCCGCGTACAGCGGTCCGTCCGTATGCCCACGCACGCATCCCCGGAACTCTCCCTCAGTCCCAGCAGTCCCACGTAGTTCCCCAGGAATCCCCAGGAGGGCAATTCCGTATGACCCGCTCCGAACGTCAGGACCGTCCCGCCCGCAATCGCCCGTCGAGGGGGCGTGGCACGGCCCAGGCACAGGCAACCGCACAGGGTTCCGGCAAGGGATCCGGCAAGGCGTCACCCCGTCGCAGGGCCACGCCGCCGCAGGGTGAGTTCGCCCTGCCCGAAACCATGACCCCCGCGCTGCCCGCCGTCGAGGCGTTCGCCGAGCTGGACATGCCCGCCGCCCTGCTGAAAACCCTTGGCGCGCAGGGCGTCACCGACCCGTTCCCGATCCAGGGCGCCACCCTGCCGAACTCGCTCGCCGGCCGGGACATCCTCGGCCGCGGCCGCACCGGCTCCGGCAAGACCCTCGCCTTCGGCCTCGCACTGCTGGCCCGCACCGCCGGACGCCGCTCCGAGCCGAAGGCGCCGCTGGCGCTCGTCCTCGTCCCGACCCGCGAGCTCGCCCAGCAGGTCACCGACGCGCTGACGCCGTACGCCACCGCCGTCAACCTGCGAATGGCCACCGTCGTCGGCGGCATGTCGATCAGCAAGCAGTCCGGCACCCTGCGCCGCGGCGCCGAGGTGCTCGTCGCCACGCCGGGCCGCCTCAAGGACCTCATCGAGCGCGGCGACTGCCGCCTGGACGACGTCGCGATCACGGTCCTCGACGAGGCCGACCAGATGGCCGACATGGGGTTCATGCCCCAGGTCGTCGCCCTGCTCAAGCAGGTCGAGGACGACGGACAGCGGATGCTGTTCTCCGCGACGCTCGACAAGAACATCGACCGCCTGGTCAAGATGTTCCTGACCGACCCCGTCGTGCACTCGGTCGACCCGTCCGCCGGTGCCGTCACCACCATGGAGCACCACGTGCTCCACGTGCTCGACGAGACCGACAAGAAGGCCGTCGCCACGAAGATCGCCGCCCGCGAGGGCCGGGTGATCATGTTCGTCGACACCAAGCGTGCCGCCGACCGCTTCGCCAAGCGGCTGCTCGCCAGCGGTGTACGGGCCTCCGCGTTGCATGGCGGGCGTTCCCAGCCGCAGCGCAACCGGACCCTGGACCAGTTCAAGACCGGTGAGGTCACCGTGCTCGTCGCGACGAACGTGGCGGCCCGCGGCATCCACGTCGACGACCTCGACCTGGTCGTCAACGTGGACCCGCCCACCGACCACAAGGACTACCTCCACCGCGGCGGACGCACGGCGCGCGCCGGGGAGTCCGGCAGCGTCGTCACGCTGGTGCTGCCCGAGGAGAAGCGGGAGATGACCCGGCTGATGCAGGACGCGGGCATCGCGCCCCGCACCACCCGGATCAAGTCCAGCGACGAGGAGCTCACCCGGATCACCGGGGCACGCGAACCGTCCGGTATCGCGATCGTGATCGAGGTCCCGCAGCCGACCCAGCCGAAGCCGCGCACGCGGTCCGGCGGCGGCACGGGCACGGGTACCGGCTCCGCGGGCGGCTTCCGCTCGGGCAGCCGTGGCCGTGGCCGACGCGGTGGTGCCGGTGGCGCCGGCGCTGCCGGTGGCAGCGGTGCGCAGGGTACGGGCGGCGCGGGTCGCTCCGGTGGCGCGGGTGGTGCGGGTCGCTCCGGCGGTGCGGGTGGTGCGGCTCGCTCCGGCGGTGCGGGCGGTGCCGGTCGCTCCGGGGGCGCGGGTCGCGCCGGTGGCGCCGGCCGCGGTGGCGCGCCTGCACGGGGTCGTCGCGCGGCGTAGCAGTCACATTTCAGCCCGTCCGGCGTTTGAGGACGGAGCGGCAGCCGGGTTCGCCCGCAGCACCGCTTCCGTCCTCAAGCGCCGGACGGGCTTGTTTTTTCGCCCGGACGGGTTTGTTCAGTCGCCCCCAGCCGCGCCAGCACCTCCGCACCGAACGCCCGCCGCAACGGATCATCCGCCGCACACCATGCGGCGGCCACCTGGCGGGTCTCCTCCCCGCCGCGCTCGCACAGCGCCTCGGCCGACGCCCGCCAGTTCTCCAGCTCCGGACCACCGGACCGCAGAGCCCGCCGCGCCAGTTCCTCGAAAGGTGCGGAGAGGCCCAGCTCCCTCTCCAGCACCGTGGCGATCGCGCCGTGCCCCGTCTGCTGGTCCCGGCCCGCGGACGGCCGCCCGTCGCGGACCAGTTCGACGGTCAGCGTCTCCCCGCCGTCGACGACGGTCCGGTCCACCACGACCTCGTACGCGTCCCCGTCCCCGTACAACTCCCGCAGACCCGCCCGCATCTCCTGCTCCAGGTCGGTGTCCAGCATGCGCCTCGCCTCGCCGAGCGCCTCCTCGACCGCGCCCTCCGCCGCCCCCGCACCGTGCCGCAGCAGCACGCGGACCGTCGGCAGAGAGCCCCGACGGGCGGCGAGCAGCAGCGGCGACTCGCCCTCCGGACCCGGCAGACACGCGTCGGCGCCGTACGCCAGCAGCACCTCGGCGGTCCGCGCGTGACCGAGCCCCACCGCCCACCGCAGCGCCGTGAACCCGAACTGCTCGCGCAGATCCGGCCGCGCCCCGGCCGCCAGCAGCGTCTCGACCACCTCCGTGTGCCCGCCGCACGCCGCCCCGCACAGCGGCAGATCGCCCGACTCGGGACCGCACGCCCGGTCGGGATCGGCGCCCGCCGCGAGAAGCAGCCGCACCACCCCCGGCCGGTCCGACACCGCCGCGAGATAGAGCGCGCTCGCACCGTCCTCATCCACCGACTCGGCGGGCACACCGGCGCGGAGCAGCCGTACGACGGCGTTCTCACCCTCGTACAACGCATCGAACAGGCTCGGCCCGCCCCCTGCCGCCGCCATCGGAACTTCTGTCATATTTCGACTGTAATACGCCGCGCGCCAGGGCCTCTTGCCCGTGCCGGACCCTCTCAGGTGGTGCAGTCCAGCACGGTCCGGCACAGGGCGCACCGCGCCCGCACCCGGCCGCGTACCGGAACCCTGTTGCGCTGATGGCAGGTCGGGCACGGGAACGCGACCCGCAGTCCGTCCCCGCCGGCTTCGAAGGCGTACGGAACCCCGGGACCCGGGGCCGCAGCCGCTCCGGGATGGTCCTGGGCGTACCGCCGGTCCTTGGCGTACCGGCGCCGGCCCGCCCAGCCCGCGGCCGTCAGCGGTGGCTGCGCACTCTCGCGCAGGGCCTGCGCCCGGCCCTTGGTGTACGCGGTGTACGCCTGCGGGCTGGTGAACCACGGCGAGGGATCCTCGTCGAAGGCGAGCGCGCGCTTGGCCAGCACGTACCCGAACTCCTCCGGGGTGAGATAGCCGAGCTTCTGGCTGGACGTGGCGTCCTCCCGGAACGCGTCCAGCAACAGCCACCCCGCTCCCAGATAGGCCGCCGCGGTGTCGGTGAGGATCTCGTTGTCACGCGTCCCCGGGAACTCCAGGCCGAGCCGGTGCAGCAGCACATGCATGACCTCGTGCGACAACGCGGCACCGATGTCCCGGCGATGGGTACGGAAGCGGTCGTTCAGCTCGATGAAGTACTCCGGCCCCGCCGCGAGTTCGACACTTCCCGCATGCT
This genomic interval from Streptomyces sp. NBC_00464 contains the following:
- a CDS encoding glutamate synthase subunit beta, producing MADPKGFLTTGREVAKTRPVGERVKDWNEVYVPGSLLPIISKQAGRCMDCGIPFCHNGCPLGNLIPEWNDYAYREDWTAASERLHATNNFPEFTGRLCPAPCESACVLGINQPAVTIKNVEVSIIDQAWDRGDVTPQPPERLSGKTVAVIGSGPAGLAAAQQLTRAGHTVAVYERADRIGGLLRYGIPEFKMEKSHINRRIEQMRAEGTKFRTEVEVGKDVDAAKLRRRYDAVVIAAGATVSRDLPVPGRELNGVHFAMEYLPLANKVQEGDLTVSPITAEGKHVVVIGGGDTGADCVGTAHRQGALSVTQLEIMPQPGEDRNANQPWPTFPMLYKVTSAHEEGGERVYSVSTTHFEGDEDGNVQALHLVEVEFKDGKLEQKPGTERQIPAQLVTLAMGFTGTDQANGLVQQFGLELDARGNVARDDDYATNVGGVFVAGDAGRGQSLIVWAIAEGRSAARGVDRFLTGASALPAPIRPTDRSLTV
- a CDS encoding SLC13 family permease, with amino-acid sequence MRNDHSVPGAVRSGAVSLVRRLHPLDWLAGGLLVLGLVAAATGLLPAGPAADQMRRIGPLLAFLATVIVLAELAGRAQVFDVVAAWVARAGRGRYPLLFGLCVAFASLTTITLNLDTTAVLLTPVMLALGTRVGIAALPLAMTTVWLANTASLLLPVSNLTNLLAADRVALSPAGLAGVMWLPQLAAIGVTAGCLWVFYWRRGRRGADRYTPPALPVPGDPVLLRICAVACGGFLLAILLLNVPLWSASLVAMVVVVAAYAVRRREELSLSLVPWRLLVLVPGMFLVVETVGAHGLHELLVRALGSDNGFVGMLRSAGVGAGLSNVLNNLPAYVAGEAVIPADNHDQLLALLIGVNVGSVVTPWGSLATLLWFERCRWQGTRIDVRRFVLTGLVLSVTAVSAATCALALVT
- a CDS encoding rhomboid family intramembrane serine protease, with the protein product MEAAVTTCYRHPSYETYVSCTRCERFICPNCMREAAVGHHCVECVKEGQRSIRQARTVFGGAVPRSAVPIVTYVLMGLNILAYLGELVRPGIVDRFAMTGAGLTGPDGIPYVYVSGGIPGLDVIGVVDGEWYRLLTGAFLHMPPGESTFGSLPFGVLHIGFNLYALWNLGRVVEEQLGRVRYLALYLLSALGGSVLVYLIAPFDSVVGASGAVFGLAASFYVINRRLGRDMQAVNRFLAGFLLWMVISAGFTSWEGHLGGLLTGAVVTVVYAYAPAQRRAPVQAALCVVVLAVLVLLVVLKSSALAG
- a CDS encoding HutD/Ves family protein, with protein sequence MTAEAFRILRAAGRTPVAWKNGGGTTREIAASPGATTEAFDWRVSLADVAEDGPFSVFPGVDRTLTVVEGAGMDLMVGGEHHIVDEPYWPHDFPGDLETDGRLLAGPVMNLNVMYRRDRVRAETAVVRGTLRLMAPEGGAVLAVALEDGAVIDGTDTGLGRYDAVSVRSRASCVLRTQGYAALVTLSGYEPGSQ
- a CDS encoding TetR/AcrR family transcriptional regulator, with the protein product MPTKKKPQVTPSPERRGELLATAAEVFAAQGYNATTVRRIADEAGMLAGSLYYHFDSKESMLDEILSTFLGELWEGYDAVLDAGLGPRETIEALVTESFREIDRHRAAVAIYQKEARHLAAQPRFQYLVESQEKFEKAWLGTLERGVADRTFRADLDIRLTYRFVRDTVWVAASWYRPGGRHSPEEIARQYLSMVLDGIALRD
- a CDS encoding cold-shock protein → MATGTVKWFNSEKGFGFIEQDGGGADVFAHYSNIATQGFRELQEGQKVSFDVTQGQKGPQAENIVPA
- a CDS encoding DEAD/DEAH box helicase, translating into MTRSERQDRPARNRPSRGRGTAQAQATAQGSGKGSGKASPRRRATPPQGEFALPETMTPALPAVEAFAELDMPAALLKTLGAQGVTDPFPIQGATLPNSLAGRDILGRGRTGSGKTLAFGLALLARTAGRRSEPKAPLALVLVPTRELAQQVTDALTPYATAVNLRMATVVGGMSISKQSGTLRRGAEVLVATPGRLKDLIERGDCRLDDVAITVLDEADQMADMGFMPQVVALLKQVEDDGQRMLFSATLDKNIDRLVKMFLTDPVVHSVDPSAGAVTTMEHHVLHVLDETDKKAVATKIAAREGRVIMFVDTKRAADRFAKRLLASGVRASALHGGRSQPQRNRTLDQFKTGEVTVLVATNVAARGIHVDDLDLVVNVDPPTDHKDYLHRGGRTARAGESGSVVTLVLPEEKREMTRLMQDAGIAPRTTRIKSSDEELTRITGAREPSGIAIVIEVPQPTQPKPRTRSGGGTGTGTGSAGGFRSGSRGRGRRGGAGGAGAAGGSGAQGTGGAGRSGGAGGAGRSGGAGGAARSGGAGGAGRSGGAGRAGGAGRGGAPARGRRAA
- a CDS encoding ankyrin repeat domain-containing protein yields the protein MTEVPMAAAGGGPSLFDALYEGENAVVRLLRAGVPAESVDEDGASALYLAAVSDRPGVVRLLLAAGADPDRACGPESGDLPLCGAACGGHTEVVETLLAAGARPDLREQFGFTALRWAVGLGHARTAEVLLAYGADACLPGPEGESPLLLAARRGSLPTVRVLLRHGAGAAEGAVEEALGEARRMLDTDLEQEMRAGLRELYGDGDAYEVVVDRTVVDGGETLTVELVRDGRPSAGRDQQTGHGAIATVLERELGLSAPFEELARRALRSGGPELENWRASAEALCERGGEETRQVAAAWCAADDPLRRAFGAEVLARLGATEQTRPGEKTSPSGA